TTCTGAAAACTTTAGAAATATCTTATATACCTGCGTTATTATCTAAGCGGTATGCCGCCTCACTTTTCCACAGTAGGCTTTAACTGCATTAAAATAAGCCCTCCTATTTTGCGAGGGCTTTGGCTTGTACATTGTCAGTATGGAACTTGATGGTCGACAATTTCCGAATACGATTAAACGACATCGAAAAATTAACGGTTACTCCCAAAAACGATTAGCAAAGAAACTCGGTGTGAGCATTACCCATATTTCCCTTTGGGAAAACGGTAAGTTGCTCCCCGGACTAATCAATGTACTCAAGCTCTGCGTCATCTTCCAAGTCAGCCCCTTTGACCTGTACTATGACCTCTTGTATGCAGTCAGCGAAGATTTATATGTATCTGAACGGAAGGAAACCGATAACACTACCATGTATGAAAATATATGATGACACCACTAAAACATTGAAACCCTTTACACCACCCATGCAACCACCGCAATCCATCATCGGAATAAGCACCGGAACAAAACATCTTGGTATTGCGATAGAAAAGAACGGTGAACTGATAGAATGGAAAACCTGCCGTTTCCGTGGAACGTGGTCACCGCAAAAATTGCACACGATAATTCGCTACATTGAAAAACACCTGACAGAGTATTCAATCCACGCCATTGCCTTAAAGATACCAAAGGCAAATACGCAATCAAGCGGTCTTATGGAACTCAAAGAAGCTATCGTGCAACTTGCTAA
This sequence is a window from Bacteroidota bacterium. Protein-coding genes within it:
- a CDS encoding helix-turn-helix transcriptional regulator — its product is MELDGRQFPNTIKRHRKINGYSQKRLAKKLGVSITHISLWENGKLLPGLINVLKLCVIFQVSPFDLYYDLLYAVSEDLYVSERKETDNTTMYENI